One Bifidobacterium crudilactis genomic region harbors:
- the ilvD gene encoding dihydroxy-acid dehydratase, translating to MQMRSAKIMNGRMFAGARALYRAAGVDEKDFGKPIVAIANSFSEFVPGHVHLNKVGRLVSQAVKEAGGIPREFNTIAVDDGIAMGHTGMLYSLPSRDIIADAVEYSTNAHCADALICISNCDKITPGMLLAALRLNIPTIFVSGGPMESGTTVMPDGTVKENTDLIDVMYASADDSMDDNDVLALEKSVCPTCGSCAGMFTANSMNCLAEAMGLALPGNGTTLASHTARRALFEKAGRVIVDLADRYYHQDDASVLPRAIATKHAFENAMTMDVAMGGSTNTVLHILAAAQSADVDFTLNDIERISHTVPCICKASPSGEWEISDVHRAGGICGILGELDRGGVLHRDTHSVDYPSLEAKLDDWDIMRPTCLDEAKKLYHAAPGHIISPEPWNQSVEFDTLDTDREHGAIHDLEHPAVTEGGLAILRGNLAPDGCVVKTAGVPKEIWEFRGPALVVESQEEAVKVILDNTLQPGQALIIRYEGPKGGPGMQEMLYPTSFVKGKGIGKDVALITDGRYSGGSSGLSIGHVAPEAASKGPIALVRNGDIINIDIPNRAINVELSDEELAQRRADLEAGDGYVAHRDRKVSLALKAYAAFARSADKGATRDPELIESLSGLA from the coding sequence ATGCAAATGAGATCAGCCAAAATAATGAATGGACGAATGTTCGCAGGAGCCCGTGCCCTTTACAGGGCCGCAGGCGTGGACGAGAAGGACTTCGGCAAGCCCATTGTGGCCATCGCCAACTCCTTCTCGGAATTCGTCCCGGGCCATGTTCATCTGAACAAGGTCGGCCGACTGGTCTCCCAGGCAGTCAAGGAAGCGGGCGGCATACCCCGAGAGTTCAATACGATAGCCGTGGATGATGGTATCGCCATGGGTCACACGGGCATGCTGTACTCCCTTCCCAGCCGCGACATCATCGCCGACGCCGTGGAGTACTCGACCAACGCGCACTGCGCCGATGCCCTCATCTGCATCTCCAACTGCGACAAAATCACCCCCGGCATGCTGCTTGCAGCCCTTCGTCTGAACATCCCGACCATCTTCGTCTCAGGCGGACCGATGGAATCCGGCACCACCGTGATGCCCGACGGCACTGTGAAGGAGAACACCGACCTCATCGACGTGATGTATGCCTCCGCCGACGATTCGATGGACGACAACGATGTGCTCGCTCTGGAGAAGAGCGTCTGCCCGACCTGTGGTTCATGCGCCGGAATGTTCACCGCGAATTCGATGAACTGCCTCGCCGAGGCGATGGGCCTGGCACTGCCCGGAAACGGCACCACACTGGCCTCGCATACGGCACGTCGCGCACTGTTCGAAAAGGCCGGTCGAGTGATCGTCGACCTTGCCGATCGCTATTATCACCAGGACGACGCCTCGGTGCTCCCCCGCGCCATCGCCACGAAGCACGCCTTCGAGAACGCCATGACCATGGATGTGGCCATGGGAGGTTCCACGAACACCGTGCTGCACATCCTCGCAGCGGCGCAATCAGCGGACGTGGACTTCACTCTGAACGACATCGAACGCATCTCCCACACCGTGCCCTGCATCTGCAAGGCCTCGCCTTCAGGAGAGTGGGAGATTTCCGACGTGCATCGCGCCGGAGGCATCTGCGGCATCCTCGGCGAACTCGACCGCGGCGGCGTGCTGCACCGCGACACCCATTCCGTAGATTATCCGAGTCTTGAAGCCAAACTCGACGACTGGGACATCATGCGCCCCACCTGTCTGGACGAAGCCAAGAAACTGTATCACGCCGCTCCGGGGCATATCATCTCCCCCGAACCGTGGAACCAGTCGGTGGAGTTCGACACGCTGGATACTGACCGTGAACACGGTGCCATTCACGACCTCGAACATCCTGCAGTCACGGAAGGTGGCCTGGCGATTCTCCGCGGCAATCTCGCCCCTGACGGGTGCGTGGTGAAAACCGCCGGCGTGCCCAAGGAGATATGGGAGTTCCGCGGGCCGGCACTCGTGGTGGAATCGCAGGAGGAAGCCGTCAAGGTCATTCTCGACAACACCCTGCAACCCGGACAGGCGCTCATCATCCGCTACGAGGGTCCGAAGGGCGGCCCGGGCATGCAGGAGATGCTGTACCCGACCTCATTCGTCAAAGGCAAAGGCATCGGCAAGGATGTGGCCCTGATAACCGACGGACGCTATTCGGGAGGTTCCTCCGGTCTGTCCATCGGGCACGTGGCACCCGAAGCGGCCAGCAAGGGGCCGATCGCCCTGGTCAGGAACGGCGACATCATCAACATCGACATCCCGAACCGCGCAATCAACGTGGAGCTCAGCGATGAGGAGCTCGCCCAGCGTCGTGCCGATCTCGAGGCAGGTGACGGCTACGTGGCGCATCGCGATCGCAAGGTCTCGCTCGCATTGAAGGCGTATGCGGCCTTCGCGCGTTCTGCGGACAAGGGAGCAACCCGCGACCCAGAACTCATCGAAAGTCTCTCCGGACTCGCGTAA
- a CDS encoding HAD family hydrolase: protein MKGWPNEPDMDNDVIIAEDRAAEALGNPVSDVIFDFGNVLVFWDPAAAMMGRYSERSIDSLLDNEISGFYDANDRMDAGASCADTIAWLRQTKGDEWADMFAYYCENFVDSLTGVVPGARKLIEDLKAVGIHVWGLSNWSAELFPIAWERYEILHSLEGKVVSGEIDIRKPSVEIYEYLLQRFGIEARKAVFIDDKAMNIVGANAAGIRGIRFTDPYKLRALLIESGIDIPAVR from the coding sequence ATGAAGGGTTGGCCGAATGAACCCGATATGGACAATGATGTCATCATCGCTGAGGACCGCGCAGCCGAGGCGCTGGGCAATCCCGTCAGCGATGTGATATTCGACTTCGGTAATGTGCTGGTCTTTTGGGACCCGGCCGCCGCGATGATGGGACGATATTCTGAGCGAAGCATCGACAGTCTGCTCGACAATGAGATTTCCGGATTCTACGATGCCAACGACCGCATGGATGCGGGTGCGAGTTGCGCGGATACCATCGCATGGCTTCGTCAGACCAAGGGTGACGAGTGGGCGGATATGTTCGCCTATTACTGCGAGAACTTCGTGGATTCCCTGACCGGCGTGGTGCCGGGGGCGCGGAAGCTCATCGAGGACCTCAAGGCAGTGGGCATCCATGTGTGGGGTCTGTCCAACTGGTCCGCCGAATTGTTCCCCATCGCTTGGGAACGTTACGAGATTCTGCATTCCCTGGAAGGCAAAGTGGTATCGGGCGAGATTGACATCCGCAAGCCTTCGGTCGAAATCTACGAGTATCTGCTGCAACGCTTCGGCATCGAGGCGCGCAAAGCGGTGTTCATCGACGACAAGGCCATGAACATCGTAGGAGCCAACGCTGCGGGCATCCGGGGCATACGCTTCACGGACCCCTACAAGCTGCGCGCATTGCTCATCGAATCAGGCATAGATATTCCAGCTGTACGCTAA
- the metK gene encoding methionine adenosyltransferase, with amino-acid sequence MPERRLISAESVTEGHPDKVCDQISDAILDDMLAQDPHSHVAVETSATTGQFFVFGEVSSQGYTDIQHKVRSVLRNIGYTSSEIGLDADSCGVLVALGEQSAEIRQGVDRLSQEQESAATREERYESQGAGDQGVMFGYACDETDVLMPLPIYLAHQLAYRLAQVRKEGIVSHLRPDGKTQVTIEYDEDNRPLKVNTVLISTQHDPDVDREWLSGELQQNVIEPVLDEVCGDKVEHENYRLLVNPTGSFILGGPAADAGLTGRKIIVDTYGGAAHHGGGAFSGKDPSKVDRSAAYAARWVAKNIVAAGLARRVEVQIAYAIGVADPVSINVETYGTEQGVSFEQIQQAVRKVFDLRPAAIIDELDLLRPIYSKTAAYGHFGRTDPDFTWEQTDKVEELKAAVAA; translated from the coding sequence ATGCCAGAAAGACGTCTCATTTCAGCGGAATCCGTAACGGAAGGCCATCCTGACAAGGTCTGCGACCAGATATCGGATGCGATTCTGGATGACATGCTTGCCCAGGACCCACACTCCCACGTCGCGGTGGAGACATCCGCGACCACCGGTCAGTTCTTCGTCTTCGGCGAGGTCAGCTCGCAAGGCTACACCGACATCCAGCACAAGGTGCGTTCCGTACTGCGCAATATCGGCTATACCAGTTCAGAAATAGGCCTGGACGCGGACTCGTGCGGCGTACTGGTCGCCTTGGGCGAGCAGAGTGCCGAGATTCGCCAGGGCGTTGACCGTCTCTCCCAGGAGCAGGAATCGGCGGCCACCCGCGAGGAGCGCTACGAGTCGCAGGGTGCGGGCGACCAAGGCGTGATGTTCGGTTACGCGTGCGACGAGACCGACGTGCTGATGCCTCTGCCGATCTACCTTGCACACCAGCTGGCATATCGGCTGGCTCAGGTACGCAAAGAGGGCATCGTCAGTCATCTTCGTCCCGACGGCAAAACACAGGTGACCATCGAATACGACGAGGACAACCGCCCTCTGAAGGTCAATACCGTGTTGATCTCCACGCAGCACGACCCTGATGTCGACCGTGAATGGTTGTCCGGGGAACTCCAGCAGAACGTCATCGAGCCTGTGCTCGATGAGGTCTGCGGCGACAAGGTCGAACATGAGAACTACCGTCTGCTGGTCAATCCGACGGGTTCCTTCATCCTCGGAGGTCCGGCCGCGGATGCCGGTCTGACGGGCAGAAAGATCATCGTCGACACGTACGGTGGCGCCGCGCATCACGGTGGCGGCGCATTCTCCGGAAAGGACCCGAGCAAGGTGGATCGTTCCGCCGCCTATGCAGCTCGCTGGGTCGCGAAGAACATCGTGGCCGCCGGTCTGGCGCGTCGCGTCGAGGTGCAGATCGCCTATGCCATCGGCGTAGCGGACCCGGTCAGCATCAACGTCGAAACGTACGGTACCGAACAGGGCGTGAGCTTCGAGCAGATACAGCAGGCCGTGCGCAAGGTTTTCGATCTGCGACCTGCCGCGATTATCGACGAGCTGGACCTGCTACGGCCCATCTATTCCAAGACCGCAGCCTATGGTCATTTCGGTCGCACGGATCCCGACTTCACCTGGGAACAGACTGATAAGGTTGAGGAGTTGAAGGCCGCAGTAGCCGCATAA
- the fmt gene encoding methionyl-tRNA formyltransferase yields the protein MKVLFAGTPDVAVPSLRALSEDKERFEVVAVLTRPDAPRGRGRHLSPSPVKSAALELGIPVIEANPREDGFVERLKATGAEAAAVVAYGNILRQNVLDALPHGWYNLHFSLLPQWRGAAPVQRAIWSGETLSGATVFRITAGMDTGPIIAQSTTEIGPHETSGELLDRLAVDGAKLLAMALQTVQNGTAIAVEQPQGAYEKAEKITSSDAHIIFDAPAFAVDRQIRACTPEPGAWCTLSLTGEERSDAQTMLHVLQGRIADPADPQLPHGLLPGRLAHSKKHVWVGTLTEPYELLSVKPQGKRGMAASDWMRGAHLETGARCL from the coding sequence ATGAAAGTATTATTCGCAGGAACGCCGGATGTCGCAGTGCCCTCACTGCGCGCATTGTCGGAGGACAAGGAACGTTTCGAGGTCGTGGCCGTACTGACTCGGCCCGACGCTCCACGCGGCCGTGGTCGCCATCTGTCCCCGAGCCCGGTAAAGAGCGCCGCCTTGGAGCTCGGCATTCCGGTCATTGAAGCAAACCCTCGGGAGGACGGCTTTGTCGAAAGGCTCAAGGCGACTGGAGCCGAGGCTGCTGCCGTGGTGGCCTACGGCAACATACTCCGGCAGAATGTTCTCGACGCATTGCCGCACGGCTGGTACAACCTGCACTTCTCCCTGCTGCCTCAATGGCGGGGAGCGGCACCGGTGCAGCGAGCGATATGGTCGGGGGAGACCCTCAGCGGGGCGACGGTGTTTCGCATCACCGCAGGAATGGACACGGGTCCCATCATCGCTCAGTCCACCACGGAGATAGGTCCCCATGAAACCTCCGGCGAGCTGCTCGACCGACTCGCCGTTGACGGTGCCAAGCTGCTCGCCATGGCCTTGCAGACCGTGCAGAATGGGACGGCCATAGCTGTCGAGCAACCTCAGGGGGCTTACGAGAAGGCCGAGAAGATTACCTCGTCGGATGCCCATATTATTTTCGACGCGCCCGCTTTCGCGGTGGACCGTCAGATACGTGCCTGCACCCCCGAACCGGGAGCATGGTGCACCTTGTCATTGACGGGTGAGGAGAGGAGTGATGCGCAGACGATGCTTCACGTCCTGCAGGGGCGGATCGCCGACCCCGCCGACCCTCAACTGCCTCACGGGTTGCTTCCAGGTCGGCTCGCGCACTCCAAAAAACATGTTTGGGTGGGGACTCTCACCGAGCCCTATGAATTGCTTTCGGTGAAGCCTCAGGGGAAACGCGGCATGGCTGCCTCGGACTGGATGCGTGGCGCCCATCTTGAGACGGGTGCCCGCTGCCTCTGA
- the serB gene encoding phosphoserine phosphatase SerB, with protein MTDENLQASHESKRLLVMDVDSTLIDEEVIDLLGEAAGSGACIADITRRAMLGDIDFKAALSERVALLKGMPVGTLESVFDRLHFTKGALEMIDTAHERGWTVGVVSGGFSELVEGLVRRAHIDHSLANHLGIANGVLTGLTVGPVVTKDTKLEALRRWAAEDGVPMAQTVAIGDGANDIPMIRAAGVGIAFCAKPVVQQAAHYAIQQRDLMQVIDIIDGHAQS; from the coding sequence ATGACCGATGAAAATTTGCAAGCTTCGCACGAGTCCAAACGTCTTCTGGTGATGGATGTCGATTCCACGCTCATAGATGAGGAGGTCATCGATCTGCTGGGAGAGGCCGCCGGTTCAGGTGCCTGCATAGCCGACATCACCCGCCGTGCCATGCTCGGCGACATCGATTTCAAAGCCGCCCTGTCGGAACGCGTGGCCTTGCTCAAGGGCATGCCAGTTGGCACGCTTGAAAGCGTTTTCGACAGGCTGCATTTCACCAAGGGAGCTCTGGAGATGATCGACACCGCGCACGAACGCGGATGGACGGTCGGTGTGGTCTCCGGAGGATTCAGCGAACTGGTCGAAGGTCTGGTCAGGCGCGCGCACATCGATCACAGTCTGGCCAACCACCTGGGCATTGCGAATGGTGTGCTGACCGGGCTGACCGTCGGCCCCGTGGTGACGAAAGACACCAAACTCGAGGCATTGCGCCGCTGGGCGGCCGAAGATGGCGTGCCGATGGCGCAGACGGTGGCCATCGGAGACGGGGCCAACGATATTCCCATGATTCGCGCAGCCGGAGTCGGCATAGCCTTCTGCGCCAAACCCGTGGTACAGCAGGCGGCTCATTACGCCATACAGCAGCGTGACCTGATGCAGGTCATCGATATCATCGACGGTCACGCCCAGAGCTAG
- the gmk gene encoding guanylate kinase — MNESASGKHRLVVLTGPTAVGKGTVEAQLRAAHPEVWVSVSATTRAPRPGELHGVTYWFVDEQEFAAMEKRGEFLETALVHNMAHYGTPLKPVLEHMNAGIPTILEIDLQGARRVKERAAELGLDVVYVFLAPPSFEDLIARLASRGTENEEQRQKRLETAKVELASEGEYDVVITNDTVEHAAEELWNVISREYA; from the coding sequence ATGAACGAGAGTGCGTCAGGAAAACATCGTCTGGTGGTGCTCACGGGCCCTACCGCCGTCGGTAAAGGGACCGTTGAAGCACAGTTGCGTGCCGCTCACCCCGAAGTGTGGGTGTCCGTTTCTGCGACCACCAGGGCACCGCGCCCTGGAGAGCTGCATGGCGTGACCTACTGGTTCGTCGACGAGCAGGAGTTCGCGGCCATGGAGAAGCGCGGCGAGTTTCTGGAAACAGCTCTTGTGCACAATATGGCCCATTACGGAACTCCTCTGAAGCCAGTGCTCGAACATATGAACGCGGGCATTCCCACCATTCTGGAGATTGATCTTCAGGGTGCGCGACGTGTCAAGGAGCGTGCCGCCGAGCTCGGGCTCGACGTGGTCTATGTGTTCCTCGCACCACCGAGTTTCGAGGATCTGATTGCCAGATTGGCCTCGCGCGGCACCGAAAACGAGGAGCAGCGCCAAAAGAGGCTTGAGACCGCCAAGGTGGAATTGGCGAGCGAAGGTGAGTATGACGTGGTGATCACGAACGATACCGTCGAGCATGCCGCGGAGGAACTGTGGAACGTCATCAGCCGCGAATACGCCTGA
- the pyrF gene encoding orotidine-5'-phosphate decarboxylase yields the protein MTDRRAEELKAQRSDFGLRLSKSMEHFGPLCVGIDPHRKLLTDWGYQVDAEGAELFSMRMLQAAYGRAAAVKFQISMFERYGSKGFAALERVLFAARQLGIITIVDCLRGGLSTTVSAISDAYFKPGAPLLADAITLLPYYGARSLSGLIDEALNYGRGVFVASLTSNPEGASLQSAIRQQGTYKGKTVAYGIASTAQKFNADAEGMGSVGLIIGATIGDWIKKSGVEPAAFTGPILSPGYGWQGAEAKDIQMVFSGTHGNVLVTVSRSIAMKGPDIKALAQATDDISQDIRKALTQVNGNADEAGNDDSKQ from the coding sequence ATGACCGACCGACGCGCAGAGGAACTCAAGGCCCAACGATCAGACTTCGGCTTGCGCCTGAGTAAATCCATGGAGCATTTCGGTCCTTTGTGCGTCGGCATCGATCCTCATCGCAAGCTGCTGACCGACTGGGGCTATCAGGTGGATGCCGAGGGTGCCGAACTCTTCTCCATGCGTATGCTTCAGGCGGCGTATGGGCGCGCCGCGGCCGTGAAATTCCAGATCAGCATGTTCGAACGATATGGTTCCAAAGGTTTCGCTGCCTTGGAACGTGTGCTTTTCGCGGCTCGGCAGCTGGGCATCATCACCATCGTCGATTGCCTTCGAGGAGGGCTCTCGACCACGGTTTCGGCCATTTCCGATGCCTATTTCAAACCTGGTGCACCCCTGCTCGCCGATGCGATTACGCTGCTGCCATACTACGGTGCGCGTTCGCTCAGCGGGCTGATCGACGAGGCGTTGAATTACGGCCGTGGGGTATTCGTCGCATCGCTGACATCGAATCCCGAAGGGGCGAGCCTGCAGTCGGCCATTCGGCAGCAGGGCACTTACAAAGGCAAGACCGTGGCCTACGGTATTGCCTCGACGGCGCAGAAATTCAATGCGGATGCCGAGGGCATGGGTTCGGTCGGCTTGATCATCGGCGCGACGATTGGTGATTGGATCAAGAAAAGCGGCGTCGAGCCCGCGGCCTTCACCGGCCCGATTCTTTCCCCAGGATATGGCTGGCAGGGTGCCGAAGCCAAGGATATCCAGATGGTGTTCTCCGGGACCCACGGCAATGTGCTGGTCACCGTATCCCGGTCGATAGCGATGAAAGGGCCCGATATCAAAGCCCTGGCGCAAGCCACCGACGACATATCGCAGGACATCAGGAAGGCGCTGACCCAAGTCAACGGCAACGCCGACGAAGCCGGCAACGACGACTCCAAGCAATAG
- the rpoZ gene encoding DNA-directed RNA polymerase subunit omega: MAFGTEPTPQGFVDPSIDDLMGHADSKYALAIFAAKRARQINSYFTQLNEGLLQNVGPLVEYQNQEKPLSIAFREINEGLLEETLGEDDLSEGN; the protein is encoded by the coding sequence ATGGCATTCGGTACCGAGCCAACACCACAGGGATTTGTGGATCCGTCTATCGACGATCTTATGGGACATGCTGATTCCAAGTATGCACTCGCCATTTTCGCTGCCAAGCGTGCTCGCCAGATCAACTCTTACTTCACCCAGCTCAACGAAGGTCTGCTGCAGAACGTCGGACCGCTGGTGGAGTACCAGAATCAGGAGAAGCCGCTGTCCATCGCTTTCAGGGAAATCAACGAAGGTCTTCTTGAGGAGACCCTTGGTGAGGATGATCTGAGCGAAGGCAACTGA
- a CDS encoding primosomal protein N' has translation MDESQAQQPALDGLAPPKRRRRGPARRVPAEDHPVAQVILDVQATHLGRTFDYLVQQRDEHTAVPGVLVRVRFGGRLVNGIVWKRISSSQTLASSLKFIERVLSPEVLVPEQLREDIGDIADAYGGTRANILRLAVPPRVARIDDEQRFAAGPGFGKTRYGLGEGTLAWHKAQSERFAASYESAQALKQGIGGRTFQAFVLDTLPGPLRWAMDAAWMMIEALTVGKSVVLVLPDSRSLDEMDAMLASIGMRPFSPGKVEHGGWTGDYVRLGSSMPPAERYRSYRALASGQLRCVIGTRAAMYAPIEGPALFAIVDDGVYQNADGHMPYANARGVQRLRARNHHGVFAVISFARSATSQWECEVSRSEASGVTGPSTALNGLPSVIKNDMPWIRWLNREELSRLADPTMGARVPHTAVSVLTKALQEGPVLLSVPHDGVHQVLSCANCHRRAQCRRCTGPLRAKSSGAPQCMWCGAIAVDWHCQHCSSQRLQMIRVGAAGTAMELRQLFRHVPQVISTPQQPRGIVESVVDRSQIVIATPGAEPHVLAQDGEALHAGYSAVAILDAWTGLYAPGIDARIDTLDTWMRIVAQCRPRSKGGQALLIGEADPIAAQSLMTWSPTVLASRELADRRETGMPPVVATACIWGGRDAVMQTLGEIGVVGGDFTVVGEGDDALPGFLGPVPIPQPKSIAARQFEGTDDRVRVLVRVSPDRRDDLAGRLRTAVGRHMASRDRQELRFQMDPKNLL, from the coding sequence ATGGACGAATCACAGGCGCAGCAGCCCGCGCTCGATGGTTTGGCGCCTCCGAAACGGCGTAGACGCGGCCCCGCGCGACGTGTTCCGGCGGAGGATCATCCTGTGGCGCAGGTAATTCTGGATGTGCAGGCAACGCATCTCGGTCGGACCTTCGACTATCTGGTGCAACAGCGTGATGAGCATACTGCCGTGCCCGGAGTCCTGGTCAGGGTCCGTTTCGGCGGCAGACTGGTCAACGGCATCGTTTGGAAGCGCATCTCGTCAAGTCAGACACTCGCCTCGTCGCTGAAGTTCATCGAGCGTGTGCTTTCCCCGGAAGTCCTGGTTCCGGAACAGTTGCGTGAGGACATCGGCGATATCGCCGATGCCTATGGCGGCACCAGGGCGAATATTCTCAGACTTGCGGTCCCTCCTCGTGTCGCGAGAATCGATGATGAGCAGAGATTCGCCGCCGGACCGGGCTTCGGCAAGACTCGATACGGTCTCGGCGAAGGTACCCTGGCATGGCATAAAGCTCAGTCGGAACGCTTCGCCGCATCCTACGAATCTGCGCAAGCGTTGAAGCAGGGCATTGGCGGCAGAACCTTCCAGGCCTTTGTCCTTGATACCTTGCCCGGGCCGCTGCGATGGGCAATGGACGCAGCCTGGATGATGATCGAAGCGCTGACGGTCGGCAAGTCGGTGGTTCTGGTACTTCCCGATTCACGTTCACTAGACGAGATGGATGCGATGCTCGCTTCCATTGGGATGCGACCATTCTCGCCGGGCAAAGTCGAACACGGCGGCTGGACGGGTGATTATGTCAGACTGGGCAGCTCGATGCCTCCCGCCGAACGATACCGCTCCTACCGGGCTTTGGCGAGCGGTCAGCTGAGATGCGTGATCGGCACCCGCGCCGCGATGTATGCGCCGATCGAGGGTCCTGCGTTGTTCGCCATCGTGGATGACGGTGTATACCAGAACGCCGATGGACATATGCCGTATGCGAATGCCAGGGGTGTGCAGAGGCTGAGAGCAAGGAATCACCACGGTGTGTTTGCCGTGATTTCCTTTGCTCGCAGTGCCACCAGTCAATGGGAATGCGAGGTTTCCCGGAGCGAGGCTTCGGGCGTGACAGGGCCCAGCACAGCGCTGAACGGACTTCCCAGCGTGATCAAGAACGACATGCCATGGATTCGATGGTTGAACAGAGAAGAGCTCTCGCGCCTCGCTGATCCGACGATGGGCGCACGAGTGCCCCATACTGCGGTGAGCGTGCTGACCAAGGCACTTCAGGAAGGGCCTGTGCTGCTGTCCGTGCCGCATGACGGCGTGCATCAGGTGCTGAGCTGTGCGAACTGTCACCGGAGGGCGCAATGCCGACGCTGCACCGGTCCGCTCCGGGCCAAGTCCTCGGGAGCTCCCCAATGCATGTGGTGCGGGGCAATTGCCGTGGATTGGCATTGTCAGCACTGTTCGTCGCAGCGTCTGCAGATGATTCGCGTGGGAGCGGCGGGAACGGCGATGGAGCTCCGTCAGCTGTTCCGTCATGTGCCTCAGGTGATTTCAACACCTCAACAGCCGCGAGGGATCGTAGAAAGCGTTGTCGACAGGTCTCAGATCGTTATCGCCACGCCCGGGGCGGAGCCTCATGTCCTCGCACAGGACGGCGAGGCGCTTCATGCCGGTTACAGCGCCGTCGCGATATTGGATGCCTGGACCGGCCTGTATGCGCCCGGAATTGATGCCCGTATAGACACTCTTGATACATGGATGAGAATAGTGGCGCAGTGCAGACCCCGTTCCAAGGGAGGTCAGGCCCTGTTGATCGGCGAGGCGGACCCGATAGCAGCTCAGTCTCTGATGACCTGGAGCCCCACGGTGTTGGCTTCACGAGAGCTCGCAGACCGTAGGGAGACCGGCATGCCTCCTGTCGTTGCGACGGCATGCATCTGGGGTGGAAGGGATGCCGTCATGCAGACGCTCGGTGAGATAGGCGTCGTCGGAGGCGATTTCACAGTCGTGGGCGAGGGCGACGACGCCTTGCCCGGTTTCCTCGGCCCCGTTCCCATACCTCAGCCGAAATCCATCGCCGCACGTCAATTCGAAGGCACCGACGACAGGGTCAGAGTGCTGGTACGTGTCTCTCCCGACAGACGTGACGATCTTGCCGGACGGCTGCGCACCGCCGTGGGGAGGCATATGGCATCGCGTGACAGGCAGGAGCTGAGATTTCAGATGGACCCCAAGAACCTGCTCTGA